One window of Betaproteobacteria bacterium genomic DNA carries:
- the gloB gene encoding hydroxyacylglutathione hydrolase, with amino-acid sequence MEVVPIPAFRDNYIWCLRNATHAVVVDPGDAEPVFAYLARQHLTLSAILATHHHNDHIGGIGALVERHQVPVHAPYDERIDNVTDRVREGGTVRLRDLDLMLQVIEIPGHTLTHVAYYGANMLFCGDTLFACGCGRLFEGTPQQMVESLAKLARLPDETRVYCGHEYTQSNLRFGRTVDPSNPILEDWAHEADDLRRRDRPTLPTPLAREKHANPFLRCDDPTIVAAASRAAGKPLDGAVPVFAALREWKNRF; translated from the coding sequence ATCGAGGTGGTGCCGATCCCGGCATTCCGCGACAACTACATCTGGTGCCTGCGCAATGCCACCCATGCGGTGGTGGTCGACCCGGGAGACGCGGAACCGGTGTTCGCCTACCTCGCCCGCCAGCACCTCACCCTCTCGGCAATTCTCGCCACTCATCACCATAACGACCACATCGGCGGCATAGGCGCCCTGGTCGAGCGCCACCAGGTGCCGGTCCATGCGCCGTACGATGAGCGCATCGACAACGTCACCGACCGCGTGCGCGAAGGCGGGACCGTGCGCCTTCGCGATCTCGATCTCATGCTGCAGGTCATTGAAATCCCTGGGCATACGCTCACACACGTCGCCTATTATGGGGCAAACATGCTCTTCTGTGGCGACACGCTCTTCGCCTGCGGCTGCGGCAGACTGTTCGAGGGAACACCGCAGCAGATGGTCGAGTCTTTGGCGAAGCTCGCACGCCTGCCGGACGAAACCCGGGTCTACTGCGGGCACGAGTACACGCAATCCAACCTGCGCTTTGGAAGGACCGTGGACCCATCCAACCCGATCCTGGAAGACTGGGCGCACGAGGCCGATGATCTGCGACGCCGGGATCGACCGACCCTGCCGACCCCGCTTGCCCGCGAGAAGCACGCCAATCCATTCCTCCGCTGCGACGATCCCACGATCGTCGCGGCCGCGAGCCGCGCGGCGGGCAAACCCCTCGACGGCGCGGTGCCGGTGTTTGCCGCGCTGCGGGAGTGGAAGAACCGCTTCTGA
- a CDS encoding transglycosylase SLT domain-containing protein, whose protein sequence is MVTEQVPVTVTVVAEGHDLTVPSSSLWERVRFGFAMPDCTSPLVAEHLADYLNRPESITRMLDRSRRYLYHVVDAVEKRGMPTELALLPMIESAYNPTALSSARASGIWQFIPSTGRVYGLDQNAWYDERRDVVQATQAALDYLEKLYEMFGSWDLALAAYNAGEGTVSRAIARNEAAGLPTDYVNLPLPTETRNYVPKLQAVKQLVATPKRYGIAILDIPNQPYFSTVSTRRQMDAETAARLAGIPLSEFLSLNPAYNRPVLMPEDSRPVVVPTEKVDQFATNLLRNDGPLVTWQTYRVSRKDRIDRVAVRFGMSAVRLAEVNNLSVGSRLFPGQALLVQAPGQAGNRVGELDAATLAGLGVVDNDPKPVGSPQFTGRSRIGAATSTKVSQKALAPQPKLTASPNKAAPVKQAARSRDVKPAASKKTLVARAGR, encoded by the coding sequence ATGGTCACCGAGCAAGTGCCTGTCACCGTGACGGTGGTCGCCGAGGGGCACGATCTGACCGTTCCGTCATCCTCGCTCTGGGAACGCGTCCGCTTTGGTTTCGCCATGCCGGACTGCACCAGCCCGCTTGTGGCCGAGCATCTGGCCGACTATCTCAATCGCCCCGAGTCCATCACCCGCATGCTGGATCGCAGCCGGCGCTACCTCTATCACGTGGTGGACGCGGTCGAAAAACGCGGAATGCCCACTGAACTCGCGTTGCTGCCGATGATCGAGAGCGCGTACAACCCGACCGCGTTGTCGTCGGCGCGAGCCTCTGGCATCTGGCAGTTCATCCCGTCCACCGGGCGCGTCTACGGGCTCGATCAGAACGCCTGGTACGACGAGCGGCGGGATGTCGTGCAGGCCACCCAGGCTGCCCTGGATTATCTGGAAAAGCTGTACGAAATGTTCGGCAGCTGGGATCTCGCCCTTGCCGCGTACAACGCCGGCGAGGGGACGGTATCCCGCGCGATAGCCCGCAACGAGGCCGCGGGACTGCCTACCGACTACGTCAATCTGCCGCTGCCCACGGAAACCCGGAACTACGTGCCAAAGCTGCAGGCGGTCAAGCAGCTGGTCGCCACGCCGAAGCGCTATGGCATCGCGATCCTCGATATCCCGAATCAACCGTACTTCTCGACGGTTTCGACGCGGCGCCAGATGGACGCGGAGACGGCAGCCCGCTTGGCGGGAATTCCTCTCTCGGAGTTTCTTTCCTTGAATCCGGCGTACAACCGTCCGGTTCTCATGCCAGAGGACTCGCGACCGGTAGTCGTTCCGACCGAGAAGGTCGACCAGTTCGCCACGAATCTCTTGCGGAATGACGGGCCGCTCGTCACGTGGCAGACCTATCGCGTGAGCCGGAAAGACCGCATCGACCGTGTCGCCGTCCGCTTCGGGATGTCCGCCGTGCGACTGGCGGAAGTCAACAACCTCTCGGTGGGATCTCGACTCTTCCCAGGCCAGGCATTGCTGGTGCAGGCGCCGGGGCAGGCAGGCAACCGCGTCGGCGAACTCGATGCAGCAACGCTTGCCGGACTGGGAGTCGTGGATAACGATCCGAAGCCAGTCGGTTCACCCCAGTTCACCGGCAGGTCCAGGATCGGGGCAGCCACTTCGACGAAGGTCAGCCAGAAGGCGCTCGCGCCTCAACCCAAGCTTACGGCGAGTCCCAACAAGGCTGCGCCGGTGAAGCAGGCAGCACGCTCGCGCGATGTGAAGCCCGCCGCGTCGAAAAAGACCTTGGTCGCCCGGGCCGGACGTTAG